The segment agaacaagaacaagaacaagaaagagTAAAAACAGTTATCACATAAAAAGCATGCAGAGcctaaaaaatgaataatatgtCTTCTATGACAGAGGAAGGTAAAAAACTGTGGAGGGTACAGAAACTGCAAGATCAGGTCTAAAAGAACTGATCCTGATTAATGAGAATAACTAGTTATAGATTCTGTCATCAGACGACACGTTGATATTTATGAGGCCCTCTTACCTGGGTGAGCTCGTAGGGAATGTCAGCAGCGGGGTGGTAGCACACTATGGTTTTCCCATCTGACGTCGCGGCGATTTCCACATTACTAAACGTAAAGAAAGTGGAAGGTTATTGTCCTGATTAAACCCAAGAAACTTCATGATAATAACCATTTTCTGACAGAACAACAGGAGACCCTGATCCtgcatttacaacatttacataGCAAGTATTCTGGgtaatatttttacataaatactTCAACACTCTATGACATCTGTTCCTCATTTATTTAGTTCACGATTACTGTAATAATTAGCAggttttacacacacagtccaggTAGCATCTACAATTTACAAAACTGCCACTGTGTCCCAACACATTACAACTTAAGACCATCCACAACCTATagaaaaaaatcctgaaaacacacaacacatcacagATATGCTCGGTAATTACGGGAAACATCAATGGAAGCGTTTCTACAGGACAGTAGTGCTAAACACTGCTTCGGTTGTGACTCAggatctgtgtctgtttatgttcaGACTCTACTCTGCGTATGCATGTAAAGTGACACACCATAAAGGACCTTTTATAGCCAATAATCACATGGGCATTATCTTCCTGAGTGGTGGTTATCATACAGGGTACAGGTCATCTGCCAACACTTGCTAAACTGACAGTAAAGTTTAATACTCCGTCATAAACCAGCtcataaatcattaaaatgactgacagaGCAGCGTAGACCAGTAGCAGAAGTCAGATCACGTCACAGATGTTACACGAGTGTCAAACTGTAGCAACAAAGTCCAATCTGTGTTCATGGAAATGCTTCTGttgtcattttctgtattttgctGCACCTGTAATGTGTTATATTGTCGGGATTTATGTTTTGTCAAGTCGATGCTCCAATTCAAACTCAACTTAACATACCAGTTGGAGCTGTCAAGTGAAGGACCACTGATACTGGACTTCTGTCGCATCGGCACCAAACATGCTGCAACAGAAAAGGTGAGACACACAGTTATTAAATTATAATCAACAGgacacatttcaacatcttAGCTAGAGAAAGAGGGCTGGAGATAAACTTCAGGCCATCATTGATGATattatatgattttaaaacagtgaAGACTCAAAGTTAGGGCAGTGTCAACCATGTCTACCGTGTCACGGTTTAAagagtgaccgtgttaactgatGACCGTTAGCCGGATACTTCTgctgaaacatgaagaaaacacatagctgtcaaacaaaccaccaaaagaggaatgtaaaaaaaaaagtgacattgtAATGAGATTAATTCATAAATTAATAATTGAGTTAATGTGGAAAATTCGGCTAACGGACACCAGctaacacggtcactcgttaaacgGAAACACCTGCTAACGACTCATGGAGGGTTTACTATTATTGTTAGAGGACGCTGAACGTTTCTATCCTACCCTGTGCTGTGAATACGGATATTAATTAATAACTAGACACTGTTCAAAACACATGTTTACATACCAGCCTAACGTATTCTCAAGGTTAGCCCCTGTTAGCTCGTGCTCCCTGTGTCGCTACGTTAACGCTTATAAACATGACATGACCGCTAACTAACACTTTGTTTTAAACTCATAATAAAACATCTTACTCTGCACAGCTCGGAGTGTTGTGCCGTGAGAAACCCGAGTGAGCAGACTGTGGAGTCTGCACAGGTGACCCGACGCCATGCTCAAGTTGTGTTCAAGTGTGAGCCGCTATAATAGGTCCGTCTGAACACTCAGACTTTACTTTGGTTCCACATTATAAATGAACAGAATCCGGCCTTTAACCATGAGTCTGCCATTTTATATTATCCATgaacatgtttctcttttttcctaTCTGCccccctcatctctctcctgtAATGTGATCCAACAAAAAAGACACCTCATGTAAACTAGTCCACTGTTTTTGCCTGTAACTGCATTTTCTTAAGAAATGGTTGGCGTGAGCAAGATAGCTCGCAGAATATACacaatttcccttcagggattaataaagtatctctaatctaatctaatgtaatacactacacatgtaaacaaaccatcTGATCTTATTTTAAAACGTTAttcaattaaaacacacattcaagAGTTTTGTCCACGCATGTTACAGTACATGTGTCCTAAACAGGGGCGCCGTATAGtgggggaaaagttaggacaattccaagggcccacgactgacaggggccccaagAAATAGGACTGATGTtcccaattagatttttttgtcatgggacCCAAAATTTGGGGGGCGCCCCTGGTCCTAAATGCACAAATTGTGGCTCCGCTGAAATggtttcagattttaaaaagtccaaGTGTGTAGTATTTAGGGGCATCTAGTAGTGTCGCTGCATATcgtaaccaactgaatacccttTGTCGCACTCCTTTTCCAAACCTAAAGGAGAAAATACAGTGTctcctggaaaacacacaaaaaagcactCTCTaaagtttggtttgtctgttttgggctactgtagagacacagtggttcaacatggtggactccatgtaAGAGGACCTGCGGTGTCTGTAGACGTAAAGGgctcattgtaaggtaacaaaaacataatgattctttttttcaggtgattatacaccaatgaaaacacttacatttgactgtttttatttattgtttatcaaTGTCTGTACCTCATTTCCAACACAAATCAAGGCTAGACAGTTTGGATTTGTGCATGTGAGCACACTGAGGAGCTTTACGGCGTTAAGAGTGTCCCACTGAATCAAAGTGACCAAAGACATCAGGAGACAGTTCAATTCAGCCAGTACAAcaggatgtgtgttttggttaTAGATCTAAGTGAAATATATATAGCAACTAGAGTTTCaatctgtgtttctgcatgtggctgctttgacaAACATTATGTTGGTGCTCATGTTTGCTGTCTGCTTGTGAAACGCTGTTAGAATATCCAAATAAGGGAAGAAGGTTTACAcatataaactgtatttatttattgaatatacAGCATTTCAGAGTATTATTTTCCAATACTTTGGCCAGATGTGAGAGCACACACATCTTTTTAACCTTTCATTTTTACCAGGAAACCCAGGTAAGCAATATCACAATGTAagtgacacattttcatgtgAAAATAGTCTTTAGAAGCATGTTACATTTGGAAATatagaaagaaaagtaaagacctcaattcaaataaagaaaaacaaaatgaatgtaaGAAACATGTTCTTATCTTTTCTTAACAAGTCTTTGAGTGTACAAAGCCGCTGTCGTTA is part of the Larimichthys crocea isolate SSNF chromosome XX, L_crocea_2.0, whole genome shotgun sequence genome and harbors:
- the mrpl42 gene encoding large ribosomal subunit protein mL42, giving the protein MASGHLCRLHSLLTRVSHGTTLRAVQTCLVPMRQKSSISGPSLDSSNCNVEIAATSDGKTIVCYHPAADIPYELTQPIERPDPVTNTTETHDQVLKAHLSKEVLRDKPGPTIEELSKMFFTTKHRWYPLGQYHMRRRKKDPPKDR